One region of Pseudomonas glycinae genomic DNA includes:
- a CDS encoding chemotaxis response regulator protein-glutamate methylesterase, with translation MKIAIVNDMPLAVEALRRALAFEPAHQVMWVASNGAEAVRLCAENTPDLILMDLIMPVMDGVEATRRIMAESPCAIVIVTVDRQQNVHRVFEAMGHGALDVVDTPAIGGGNPQEAAAPLLRKILNIGWLIGEKTARSRPVPAAPRSTASRQRLVAIGSSAGGPAALEVLLKGLPRHFSAAIVLVQHVDQVFAAGMAEWLASASGLDVRLAREGEPPQAGAVLLAGTNHHIRLLKNGTLAYTAEPVNEIYRPSIDVFFESVASYWNGDAVGVLLTGMGRDGAQGLKLMRQQGYLTIAQDQQSSAVYGMPKAAAAIDAAVEIRPLEKIAPRLLEIFPK, from the coding sequence ATGAAGATCGCAATCGTCAACGACATGCCCCTGGCGGTGGAGGCCCTGCGCCGGGCGCTGGCCTTCGAGCCTGCGCATCAGGTGATGTGGGTCGCCAGCAACGGCGCCGAAGCGGTGCGCCTGTGCGCCGAAAACACCCCTGACCTGATCCTGATGGATCTGATCATGCCGGTGATGGATGGCGTCGAGGCCACCCGCCGGATCATGGCCGAGAGCCCGTGCGCGATCGTCATCGTCACCGTGGACCGCCAGCAGAATGTGCACCGGGTTTTCGAAGCCATGGGCCACGGCGCGCTGGACGTGGTCGACACCCCGGCCATCGGCGGCGGCAATCCTCAGGAAGCGGCGGCGCCGCTGCTGCGTAAAATCCTTAATATCGGCTGGCTGATCGGCGAGAAAACCGCCCGCTCGCGCCCCGTACCTGCGGCACCGCGCAGTACCGCCTCGCGCCAGCGGCTGGTGGCGATCGGCTCTTCGGCCGGTGGTCCGGCGGCGCTGGAAGTCTTGCTCAAGGGCCTGCCGCGCCACTTTTCGGCGGCCATCGTGCTGGTGCAGCATGTTGATCAGGTGTTCGCCGCTGGCATGGCCGAATGGCTGGCCAGCGCCAGCGGTCTGGATGTGCGTCTGGCCCGCGAAGGCGAACCGCCGCAGGCCGGCGCGGTGTTGCTGGCCGGCACCAACCACCATATTCGCTTGCTCAAGAACGGCACGCTGGCCTACACCGCCGAGCCGGTCAACGAGATCTACCGCCCTTCGATCGACGTATTTTTCGAAAGCGTCGCCAGTTACTGGAACGGTGACGCAGTAGGGGTTTTATTGACAGGGATGGGACGCGACGGGGCTCAAGGGCTTAAGCTCATGCGTCAACAGGGCTATCTGACCATCGCGCAGGATCAGCAAAGCAGTGCGGTGTACGGCATGCCCAAGGCTGCCGCAGCCATCGACGCAGCCGTAGAAATCCGTCCACTGGAAAAGATAGCGCCACGATTGCTGGAGATTTTCCCTAAATGA
- the prfB gene encoding peptide chain release factor 2 (programmed frameshift), with the protein MEINPILNTIKDLSERSETIRGYLDYDQKHERLIEVNRELEDPAVWNKPEYAQELGRERAALAQIVDTLDELNGGLADCRELLDMAVEENDEGAVNDVVEVLQGLEESLSKLEFRRMFSHEMDPNNAYLDIQAGSGGTEAQDWANILLRMYLRWADKRGFDATIMELSAGEVAGIKGATVHIKGEYAFGWLRTEIGVHRLVRKSPFDSGNRRHTSFSAVFVSPEIDDKVEIEINPADLRIDTYRSSGAGGQHVNTTDSAVRITHVPTNTVVSCQNERSQHANKDTAMKMLRAKLYEQEMQKRNAASQALEDTKSDIGWGHQIRSYVLDASRIKDLRTNIERSDCDKVLDGDIDEYLEASLKSGL; encoded by the exons ATGGAAATCAACCCGATCCTGAACACCATCAAGGACCTGTCCGAGCGCTCCGAAACTATTCGGGGGTATCTT GACTACGATCAAAAGCATGAGCGTCTGATCGAAGTCAATCGCGAGCTTGAAGATCCTGCAGTCTGGAACAAACCTGAATACGCTCAGGAACTGGGCCGCGAGCGCGCTGCGCTGGCGCAGATCGTCGACACCCTCGACGAACTGAACGGTGGCCTGGCCGATTGCCGCGAGCTGCTGGACATGGCCGTTGAAGAGAACGACGAGGGCGCGGTCAACGACGTCGTCGAAGTCCTTCAAGGTCTCGAAGAGTCCCTGTCCAAGCTCGAATTCCGCCGTATGTTCAGCCACGAGATGGATCCGAACAACGCCTACCTGGACATCCAGGCCGGTTCCGGCGGCACCGAAGCCCAGGACTGGGCCAACATCCTGCTGCGCATGTACCTGCGCTGGGCCGACAAACGCGGTTTCGACGCGACCATCATGGAGCTGTCGGCCGGTGAAGTCGCCGGGATCAAGGGTGCGACCGTGCACATCAAGGGTGAATACGCCTTTGGCTGGCTGCGTACCGAGATCGGCGTGCACCGTCTGGTGCGCAAGAGCCCGTTCGACTCCGGCAACCGTCGCCACACCTCGTTCTCCGCGGTTTTCGTTTCGCCAGAGATCGATGACAAGGTGGAAATCGAAATCAACCCGGCAGACCTGCGGATCGACACCTATCGTTCCTCCGGTGCCGGTGGTCAGCACGTAAACACCACCGACTCGGCCGTACGTATCACCCACGTACCGACCAACACCGTGGTGAGCTGCCAGAACGAACGTTCCCAGCACGCCAACAAGGACACCGCCATGAAAATGTTGCGGGCCAAGTTGTACGAGCAGGAAATGCAGAAGCGCAACGCCGCGTCCCAGGCCCTGGAAGACACCAAGTCGGACATCGGCTGGGGTCACCAGATCCGTTCGTACGTGCTCGATGCGTCGCGGATCAAGGATTTGCGCACCAACATCGAACGCAGTGACTGCGACAAGGTGCTCGACGGCGACATCGACGAATACCTGGAAGCCAGCCTGAAATCGGGGCTGTAA
- a CDS encoding TetR/AcrR family transcriptional regulator has translation MAQEGAAGIATAVAESVQYQGRKASRQGSEQRRQDILDAAMRIVVRDGVRAVRHRAVAAEAGVPLSATTYYFKDIDDLLTDTFAQYVERSAAYMAKLWINNEGLLREMVVSGDGSPESRSQLADDIARLMADYVHRQLVNRREHLMAEQAFRQEALLNPRLAELVRSHQQILLQGTCQLFQVLGSREPQQDAKVLTAIIGRMEYQGLLNDAEPLAEEDMLGILTRYMHLVLASV, from the coding sequence ATGGCTCAAGAGGGTGCAGCGGGAATCGCCACTGCGGTCGCTGAAAGTGTTCAGTACCAGGGCCGCAAGGCCAGCCGGCAGGGCAGTGAACAGCGTCGACAGGACATTCTCGATGCGGCGATGCGCATTGTCGTGCGCGATGGCGTGCGGGCCGTGCGTCACCGTGCGGTGGCGGCCGAGGCCGGTGTGCCGCTGTCGGCCACCACGTATTACTTCAAGGACATCGATGACCTGCTCACCGATACCTTTGCCCAGTACGTCGAACGCAGCGCGGCCTACATGGCCAAGCTGTGGATCAACAACGAAGGCCTGCTGCGCGAAATGGTGGTCAGCGGCGACGGCAGCCCGGAGTCGCGTTCGCAACTGGCCGACGATATCGCGCGGTTGATGGCCGACTACGTGCACCGGCAACTGGTGAATCGTCGCGAGCATTTGATGGCCGAACAGGCGTTCCGTCAGGAGGCGCTGCTCAACCCGCGTCTGGCGGAATTGGTGCGTTCCCATCAGCAGATTCTGTTGCAGGGCACCTGCCAGTTGTTCCAGGTATTGGGCTCACGCGAGCCACAGCAGGATGCCAAGGTGTTGACGGCGATTATCGGACGGATGGAATATCAGGGCCTGCTCAACGACGCCGAGCCTTTGGCCGAAGAGGACATGCTCGGCATTCTGACGCGCTATATGCACCTGGTACTCGCGTCGGTGTAA
- a CDS encoding response regulator, which yields MNDLQIDDIKTDENAAMVLLVDDQAMIGEAVRRGLSNEENIDFHFCSDPHLAVAHAVRIKPTVILQDLVMPGLDGLSLVREYRNHPATKDIPIIVLSTKEDPLIKSAAFSAGANDYLVKLPDNIELVARIRYHSRSYMTLLQRDAAYRALRVSQQQLLDTNLVLQRLMNSDGLTGLSNRRHFDEYLELEWRRSLRDQSQLSLLMIDVDYFKSYNDTFGHVEGDEALRKVATAIREASARPSDLPARYGGEEFALVLPNTSPGGARLVAEKLRQTVAALKIPHNAPAEGSSLTISIGLATMVPESGSDCRLLISAADRGLYLAKNNGRNQVGIE from the coding sequence ATGAATGACTTACAGATCGATGACATCAAAACCGACGAGAACGCCGCCATGGTGTTGTTGGTGGACGATCAGGCGATGATCGGCGAAGCCGTGCGCCGTGGGCTGTCGAATGAAGAGAACATCGACTTCCACTTCTGCTCCGACCCGCATCTTGCCGTGGCCCATGCGGTGCGGATCAAGCCGACCGTGATCCTGCAGGATCTGGTGATGCCCGGCCTCGACGGCCTGAGCCTGGTGCGCGAATACCGCAATCACCCGGCGACCAAGGACATTCCGATCATCGTCCTGTCGACCAAGGAAGACCCGTTGATCAAGAGCGCGGCGTTCTCCGCCGGGGCCAACGATTACCTGGTGAAACTGCCGGACAACATCGAGCTGGTGGCGCGTATTCGCTATCACTCGCGCTCCTACATGACGTTGCTGCAGCGGGATGCGGCCTACCGCGCGCTGCGGGTCAGCCAGCAGCAATTGCTCGACACCAACCTCGTCCTGCAACGGCTGATGAACTCCGACGGCCTGACCGGGCTGTCCAACCGCCGGCACTTCGACGAATACCTGGAACTGGAATGGCGTCGTTCGTTGCGCGACCAGAGCCAGTTGTCGTTGCTGATGATCGACGTCGATTACTTCAAGTCCTACAACGACACCTTCGGTCACGTCGAAGGTGACGAAGCCTTGCGCAAGGTCGCCACGGCAATCCGCGAGGCCAGCGCCCGGCCGTCCGATCTGCCGGCGCGTTATGGCGGCGAAGAGTTTGCGCTGGTGCTGCCCAACACCTCGCCGGGCGGAGCACGGCTGGTGGCGGAAAAGCTGCGCCAGACGGTCGCGGCGCTGAAGATTCCGCACAATGCCCCGGCCGAAGGATCGAGCCTGACCATCAGCATCGGTCTGGCGACCATGGTGCCGGAGTCGGGCAGCGACTGCCGGTTGCTGATCTCGGCGGCGGATCGCGGCCTGTACCTGGCCAAGAACAACGGGCGCAATCAGGTCGGCATCGAATAG
- a CDS encoding alpha/beta hydrolase, which produces MRILGILCLLLTLGGCSSLLFYPEPGQIFTPEKAKLEYRTVTLTTADGLKLNAWWLPAKPGVEVKGTVLHLHGNGGNLPMHLGGSWWLPKNGYQVLLVDYRGYGLSEGEPSLPAIYQDIDAAFAWLDKAPEVKGKPLVLLGQSLGGAMAVHWLVQHPQRQKQLKALVLDGVPASYRSVGQYALSTSWLTWPFQVPLSWLVPDGDSAINAMPQLNGVPKLIFHSLDDPLVPLSNGIRLYQAAPPPRVLQLTRGGHVQTFGDPVWRQVMLRYLDDPEHFNGLRRLGEIPNYPTPPNSEDEPPESPQ; this is translated from the coding sequence ATGAGAATCCTCGGCATCCTTTGCCTGCTCCTGACCCTCGGCGGTTGCAGCTCCTTGCTGTTCTATCCCGAGCCGGGTCAGATCTTCACGCCGGAAAAGGCCAAACTCGAATACCGCACCGTCACCCTGACCACCGCCGACGGCCTCAAACTGAACGCCTGGTGGCTGCCGGCCAAACCGGGTGTCGAGGTCAAGGGCACAGTGCTGCACCTGCATGGCAACGGCGGCAACCTGCCGATGCACCTGGGCGGGAGCTGGTGGTTGCCGAAGAACGGCTATCAAGTGCTGCTGGTGGACTATCGTGGTTACGGCCTGTCCGAGGGCGAACCAAGTCTGCCGGCGATCTATCAGGACATCGATGCCGCCTTCGCCTGGCTGGACAAGGCGCCTGAGGTCAAAGGCAAGCCGCTGGTGCTGCTGGGCCAGAGTCTCGGCGGGGCGATGGCCGTGCACTGGCTGGTGCAACATCCGCAAAGACAGAAGCAGCTCAAGGCCCTGGTGCTCGACGGCGTGCCCGCCAGTTACCGCAGCGTCGGCCAATACGCCCTCAGCACCTCGTGGCTGACGTGGCCGTTTCAGGTGCCGTTGTCGTGGCTGGTGCCGGATGGCGACAGTGCGATCAACGCCATGCCGCAGCTCAACGGCGTGCCGAAACTGATCTTCCACAGCCTCGACGATCCGCTGGTGCCGCTTTCCAACGGCATCCGTCTGTATCAAGCTGCGCCGCCACCACGTGTGCTGCAACTGACTCGGGGCGGGCATGTGCAGACCTTCGGCGATCCGGTCTGGCGTCAGGTGATGCTGCGTTACCTCGACGATCCCGAACACTTCAACGGCCTGCGCCGCCTCGGCGAGATCCCGAATTATCCAACACCCCCGAATTCTGAAGACGAACCACCAGAGAGTCCGCAATGA
- a CDS encoding flavohemoglobin expression-modulating QEGLA motif protein, which produces MDDYQQTIRILSDRIVLAQTPIRVLDAVKWDENIRKGFLKAKGKELPAVDRDYYLNRPLSFDSSKVKLEFQNIERDITRQLGQFNPVGQIMRRMCKEYRMVVRMLEARGTEDFGLISQELYGAASDAFHAGDPTLADLGLMMSDYLNNIDGRGDLKDEPKTLTAKDAVHLLQTRLNKVFGEAEETIRVFESDGIVADAAAGADYIKIRTDAMFNDRDVRALEVHEGLVHVGTTLNGLNQPICTFLSKGPPSSTVTQEGLAILMEIITFASYPSRLRKLTNRTRAIHMVEEGADFLQIFEFFREQGFEMAESYGNASRVFRGSTPTGLPFTKDLSYLKGFIMVYNYIQLAVRKGKLEQIPLLFCGKTTLEDMRTLRQLVDEGLVVPPKYLPDQFRDMNALSAWMCFSNFLNHLSLDRIEADYSNIL; this is translated from the coding sequence GTGGACGATTACCAGCAGACGATACGCATTCTGTCCGATCGCATAGTGCTGGCACAGACGCCGATCCGCGTGCTCGACGCGGTCAAGTGGGACGAGAATATCCGCAAGGGCTTCCTCAAGGCCAAGGGCAAGGAATTGCCGGCGGTGGATCGCGATTACTACCTCAACCGGCCGCTGTCCTTCGATTCGAGCAAGGTCAAGCTGGAATTCCAGAACATCGAACGGGACATCACCCGTCAACTCGGCCAGTTCAATCCGGTCGGCCAGATCATGCGTCGCATGTGCAAGGAATACCGGATGGTGGTGCGCATGCTCGAAGCGCGCGGCACCGAGGATTTCGGCCTGATTTCCCAGGAACTGTACGGCGCCGCGTCCGACGCGTTCCATGCCGGTGACCCGACCCTGGCCGACCTCGGCCTGATGATGTCGGATTACCTGAACAACATCGACGGCCGTGGCGATCTGAAGGACGAACCGAAGACCCTTACCGCCAAGGACGCCGTTCACCTGTTGCAAACCCGCCTGAACAAAGTGTTCGGCGAGGCCGAGGAAACCATCCGCGTGTTTGAGTCCGACGGTATCGTCGCCGACGCGGCGGCGGGTGCCGACTACATCAAGATTCGCACCGATGCGATGTTCAACGACCGCGACGTGCGCGCGCTGGAAGTCCACGAAGGCCTGGTGCACGTCGGCACCACCCTCAACGGTCTGAACCAGCCGATCTGCACCTTTCTGTCCAAGGGCCCGCCCTCGTCGACGGTGACCCAGGAAGGCCTGGCGATCCTGATGGAAATCATCACCTTCGCCTCCTACCCCAGCCGCCTGCGCAAACTGACCAACCGCACCCGCGCCATTCACATGGTCGAGGAGGGCGCGGACTTTCTGCAGATCTTCGAGTTCTTCCGCGAGCAGGGCTTCGAGATGGCGGAAAGCTACGGCAACGCCAGTCGCGTTTTCCGTGGATCGACGCCGACCGGTCTGCCATTCACCAAAGACTTGTCCTACCTCAAGGGCTTCATCATGGTTTACAACTACATTCAGTTGGCCGTGCGCAAGGGCAAGCTCGAGCAGATCCCGCTGTTGTTCTGCGGCAAGACTACGCTGGAGGACATGCGAACCTTGCGTCAGCTGGTGGACGAAGGCCTGGTGGTGCCGCCCAAGTACCTGCCGGACCAGTTCCGTGACATGAACGCGCTGTCGGCGTGGATGTGCTTCTCCAACTTCCTCAATCACTTGAGCCTGGACCGGATCGAGGCGGATTACTCCAACATCCTGTAA
- the lysS gene encoding lysine--tRNA ligase, with amino-acid sequence MSDQQLDQALQQEENSLIALRKEKLAAERAKGNAFPNDFRRDNYCDALQKQYADKTKEELAEAAIPVKVAGRIMLNRGSFMVIQDMTGRIQVYVNRKTLSEETLAAVKTWDMGDIIAAEGTLARSGKGDLYVEMTSVRLLTKSLRPLPDKHHGLTDTEQRYRQRYVDLIVNEDVRQTFRVRSQVIAHIRSFLMKRDFLEVETPMLQTIPGGAAAKPFETHHNALDMEMFLRIAPELYLKRLVVGGFEKVFEINRNFRNEGVSTRHNPEFTMLEFYQAYADYEDNMDLTEELFRELAQLVLGSTDVPYGDKVFHFGEPFVRLSVFDSILKYNPELTADDLNDIDKARAIAKKAGAKVLGFEGLGKLQVMIFEELVEHKLEQPHFITQYPFEVSPLARRNDDNPNVTDRFELFIGGREIANAYSELNDAEDQAERFMAQVADKDAGDDEAMHYDADFVRALEYGMPPTAGEGIGIDRLVMLLTNSPSIRDVILFPHMRPQA; translated from the coding sequence ATGAGCGACCAACAACTCGACCAGGCCCTGCAACAGGAAGAAAACTCCCTGATCGCTCTGCGCAAGGAAAAGCTTGCTGCCGAGCGCGCCAAGGGCAACGCCTTCCCGAACGACTTCCGCCGCGACAACTACTGCGATGCGTTGCAGAAACAGTACGCGGACAAGACCAAGGAAGAGCTGGCAGAGGCTGCGATCCCGGTCAAGGTTGCAGGTCGCATCATGCTCAACCGTGGCTCGTTCATGGTGATCCAGGACATGACCGGTCGCATCCAGGTCTACGTCAACCGCAAGACCCTGTCCGAAGAAACCCTGGCCGCGGTGAAAACCTGGGACATGGGCGACATCATCGCCGCCGAAGGCACCCTGGCCCGCTCCGGCAAGGGTGATCTGTACGTCGAGATGACCAGCGTGCGCCTGCTGACCAAATCCCTGCGCCCGCTGCCGGACAAGCACCACGGCCTGACCGACACCGAACAGCGCTACCGTCAGCGCTACGTTGACCTGATCGTCAACGAAGACGTGCGCCAGACCTTCCGCGTCCGTTCGCAAGTGATCGCACACATCCGCAGCTTCCTGATGAAGCGCGACTTCCTCGAAGTCGAAACGCCGATGCTGCAGACCATTCCTGGCGGCGCCGCGGCCAAGCCGTTCGAAACCCACCACAACGCGCTGGACATGGAAATGTTCCTGCGTATCGCGCCGGAGCTGTACCTCAAGCGCCTGGTGGTTGGCGGCTTCGAAAAAGTGTTCGAGATCAACCGCAACTTCCGTAACGAAGGCGTTTCGACTCGTCACAACCCAGAATTCACCATGTTGGAGTTCTACCAGGCTTACGCCGACTACGAAGACAACATGGACCTGACCGAAGAACTGTTCCGCGAGCTGGCGCAGTTGGTTCTGGGCAGCACTGACGTGCCGTACGGCGACAAGGTGTTCCACTTCGGCGAGCCGTTCGTGCGTCTGTCGGTGTTCGACTCGATCCTCAAGTACAACCCCGAGCTGACTGCCGATGACCTGAATGACATCGACAAGGCGCGCGCTATCGCCAAGAAGGCCGGCGCCAAGGTGCTGGGCTTCGAAGGTCTGGGCAAGCTGCAGGTGATGATTTTCGAAGAGCTGGTCGAGCACAAGCTGGAGCAGCCGCACTTCATCACCCAGTATCCGTTCGAAGTGTCGCCGCTGGCCCGTCGCAACGACGACAACCCGAACGTCACCGACCGCTTCGAGCTGTTCATCGGCGGCCGTGAAATCGCCAACGCCTACTCCGAGCTGAACGACGCGGAAGACCAGGCCGAGCGCTTCATGGCCCAGGTGGCCGACAAGGACGCCGGCGACGACGAAGCCATGCACTACGACGCCGACTTCGTTCGTGCGCTGGAGTACGGCATGCCGCCGACGGCCGGCGAAGGTATCGGCATCGACCGTCTGGTGATGCTGCTGACCAACTCCCCGTCGATCCGCGACGTGATCCTGTTCCCGCACATGCGGCCACAAGCGTAA